Part of the Candidatus Desulfofervidus auxilii genome is shown below.
TCTGCCCCCGAACGCCAACATCCAGGTGGTAATCCAGCTTTGAGGCAGGTATGGTCAAGAAATGTATCTCTGTCCCAACCATGTTCTGTTGCTACTTGAGGTAAAAGGACTCCACGATTAAATCCCTTTATTAAGTAAATTCCATGTACACCTACTTTTATCTGATTTACATCTGTAATCCTCTCTAAAGGAGAAAGAACTGATATTTCAATTTCAATATTTTTCATCTCTTCTAAGCTTACTGGAGGAAAACGAGGATCACGAAATGCTGCTTCAATCGCCATTTCCTGAACAGTGAGATAAAGGGGTTTTTCTCCTATAAGAGAACCAATACAACCTCTTAATTGACCATTTTTGTGTAGTGTAACAAAGGCTCCACAATATTTTGTAAGTTCGGATTCATCAACTCGCACTTGAGGTAATTCTCGATTTTGAAGTGTAGCCATAATGGTATCCCGAGCAAGGGATAATAAAAATTTTTTTTGTTCTTTATTAAGAGACATTTTAACTTTCCCCCAATTCTTTTTCTCTTACTTTAAAAATAACTTGTTTTTGCAATGCTTCTAGTTTAGGACCTAATTCTACTGGAAATGTTTCAGGATTAACTAAACGTTTATAAGTGTCATCCAGCATAGAGAATTCTAATTGAAATCTTTCTCTGATTTCATTTAATGAAGGTGATGATTGCAATCTTTTTCCTTTTTTCATAACTGGTTTTAACAAAGGTTCTCCTTCAAGCTCCTCATCTCTTAAAGCAATAATGTCTTTTTTAAGAGAATTTCCATCTGTTATTCTAAAAACCTGTTTTTCACCTACTAAAGTCCTTTTTCCTGTACTTAATTTTAGTACTGGACGTCCATCATAATTAACAAGCTTATAAGCAATGTCTGCATAAGGGGCATCAGCTGAAACACCCATTTTTGTACCTACACCAAATGCATCTATCTCTGCTCCTTCCTCAATAACTTTAGCAATTTTATATTCATCAAAACCACCACTGGCAAAGATAGAAATATCATTAAGTCCTGCTTCTTTAAAAATTGCCTTTACTTCTTTACTTAAAGATGCCATATCACCGCTATCAAGTCTCACACCTTTTAATTTTTTCCCTCTATTTAACATTTCTTTTCCTACAATAGCTGCTTTGTGTGCACCAATAATAGTATCATAGGTATCAATTAAAAAAACTGTATCTTCAGGAAACATTTCTGCAAATGCTCTAAATGCATCTATTTCTCTTTCAAAGCTTGTGACAAAGGAATGCGCCATGGTACCAAAAACAGGAATGTTGTATAGTTTTCCAGCTAATACATTGCTTGTTCCTATAAAACCTGCAATATAACTTACCCTTGCTACTTTAAGACCTGCATCTATTCCTTGAGTGCGCCTTAAAGAAAAATCCACTAATTTTTTTCCTTTAGCTGCATGAACACACCTAGCTGCTTTAGTAGCAATTGTTACCTGAAGATTTATAGCATTCATTACAAAGGTTTCTACTAACTGTGCTTCAATGATAGGGGCAGTTATTTCTAAAATAGGTTCATCTTTAAAGAATAATCTACCTTCAGGAATGGCAAAAACATCTCCTGTGAAACGAAGAGTACTTAAATAATGTAAAAAATCTTTTGAAAAGAAAGAAAGGCTATCAAGATAGTCTAAATCTTCTTGATCGAAATGAAAAGATTCTAAAAATTCTAAAACATCTTCGAGTCCTGCACTAACAAAATAGCCTCGATTTGGTGGATATTCTCGGATAAAAAGACTAAAAGTTGCCGGTGCAAACATTTTTTTCTGATAATAACAAGCAGCCATAGTAAATTCATAAAAATCTGTTATAAGGGCAAGATTATTTGGTCTCATTCCTCTCCCTCAAAGATTAACGCATTCTAGCTTAATTTTTCAAAACAGGCAAGAAATTAAGATTAGTGAGAATTAAGAGGATTAAAATTTAAGTATTTCATCTTCTTTTTTCTTTAATGCTTCTTCTACTTTTTTGATAAATTCATCAGTAATTTTTTGTACTTCTTCTTGTCCACGATGAAATTCGTCTTCGCTAATTTCTTTATTTTTTTTCATTTTTTTCAGTGTTTCATTAGCATCTCGGCGAATTTGTCTAATGGCTACTTTTGCTTCTTCTCCAATTTTATGTACTACTTTCACTAATTCTTTCCGCCTTTCCTCAGTTAGTGGGGGAATAGAAATACGGATAATTTTACCATCATTTGTAGGAGTTAATCCTAAATCTGATTTAAGGATAGCTTTTTCAATAGCTCCTAAAGATGAAGGATCCCAGGGTTGTATAGTGATAAGACGGCTTTCTGGTACAGAAATAGAGGCAAGCTGATTAAGAGGGGTTGGAGTACCATAATAGTCTACTTTTATTTCTTCTACTAATGCTACCGAAGCCCTACCTGTACGTATTTTCCCTAAATCATGCTCTAATACTTGTAATGTTTTTTTCATTCGAGTCCTTGCATCTTTATATACTTCATCTAACATAATTATCCCTCCTCAACAGACTTTAGTGCCAACTGGTTCACCAAAAATTGCCTTTTTAATGTTGCCAGGGATATTAATATTAAAGATAATAATAGGTAATTTATTTTCCATGCAAAGGGAAACAGCTGTTGCATCCATTACTTGAAGTTTTTTCTCTAACATTTCCATATAAGAAAGTTCATCATATTTTTTAGCATCAGCATATTGAAGAGGATCTTTTTCATAAACACCATCTACTTTAGTTGCTTTTAAAATTACTTCAGCCTTGATTTCGGCTGCACGAAGTGCAGCTGCTGTATCTGTAGTGAAATAAGGATTACCAGTACCAGCGCTAAAGATTACTATACGTCCTTTTTCCAAATGTCTAATAGCACGACGACGAATATAGGGCTCAGCCACTGCTCGCATAGGAATAGCAGTCATAACTCTTACTTCCATACCTTCTTTTTCTAAGGCTACTTGAAGGGCAAGGGCATTGATAACTGTTGCCAACATACCCATATAATCACCAGTAGCTTGGTCTATACCTAAGGCTTTTGCTTGGCGTCCTCGAAATATATTACCGCCACCTATCACAATTGCAGATTGAACACCAATTTTTACTATTTCAGCAATTTCTTTAGCTAAAAATTTTAAGACATCTGGACTTATACCAAAGGATTGTTCTCCTAAAAGTGCTTCACCACTAATTTTAAGCACTACCCTTTGATACTTGAGTTTCATCTGCCAATTTTTCTCCTAATTGAAACCGAACAAAACGGCGAATTACTATTTTTTCACCTGTTTTTGCTACCAATTCATTTAATAAATCTTTGACTTTTAAAGAATCATCACGAATGTAGGGCTGTTCTAATAAACAAGCTTCTTCAAAAAATTTTTCTAATTTACCTTCTACAATCCTTTCTATTACTTTTTCTGGCTTACCTGAGGCAATTGCTTGTTGACGGTAAATCTCTCTTTCTCTTTCAATTATCTCTGAAGATAAGTCTTCTTTACTTACAACTAAAGGATTAGTAGCAGCAATTTGCATAGCAATCTCTTTAACAAATTTCTGAAAGTCTTCTGTCCTAGCAACAAAGTCCGTTTCACAATTAACTTCTACTAATACGCCAATTTTACCACCTGCATGAATATAGGCATGAACAAGACCTTCTAATGCTGTCCTACCTGCCCTTTTTTGAGCCTTAGCCATTCCCTTTTTTCGCAACCATTCAATTGCTTTCTCCATATCCCCTTGCGACGCCTCTAATGCATGCTTGCAATCCATAATCCCCGCACCAGTCCTTTCCCTTAATTCCTTTATTTGAGCCATACTTACTGGCATTTTTCCCTCCTATTCTCCTAGAGATTGTTCTGATGCCATTTCTTCAGAAGCAACTGATTCTGCTGGTATCTCTTCAGCTGCTTCCTCGGCTAATGTAGCCATCTCTTTCTCATACCTTTCTTTCCCTTCAATACATGCATCAGCAATACGAGAAGTAATTAAACGAATAGCCCGAATGGCATCATCATTACCTGGTATGACATAATCTATTTCATCAGGATCACAATTTGTATCTACAATAGCAACAATGGGAATACCAAGTTTTCTTGCTTCATGAACAGCAATCTTTTCTTTGTGAGGATCAACAATATAAAGAACACCGGGCAATTCTTCCATATCTTTTATACCTTCAAGGTTTTTTCTCAATTTTTCAATTCGACGCTGAATCTGTAATGCCTCTTTTTTAGTAAAGTTTTGAATAGTGCCATCTTCAACCATACTTTCCAATTTCTTTAATTTTTCAATGCTTTTCTTAATAGTCTGAAAATTGGTTAAAGTGCCACCTAACCAACGATTACTTACATAGAACATACCACACCGTTTAGCTTCTTCTTCTATTGCTTCTTTTGCTTGACGTTTTGTCCCAACAAATAAAACTTTCTTCCCTTGAGCTACTTGTTCAACAATAAAGTCATAGGCAATTTTAAAGAGTTGGACTGTTTTTTGTAAATCAATGATATAAATGCCATTACGTGCTCCAAAGATATAAGGTTTCATCTTTGGATTCCAACGCCTTGTTTGGTGACCAAAATGTACACCAGCTTCTAATAATTCTTTCATCGTCACATAGGCCATAAAACCTCCTCCTTAATTTTTAAAAATAATGCAGGAGAGACATATCACATTGTATCCTATTTTGCAAGGTATTATGTCCGATAATAAGCGTTTAATTTTACATATTCTGGTGTCAAATCACAAGCATACCAAGTGATTGTTTTATTACCTCTGTGAAAATAAATTTTAATATTTATCTCTTTTTGAGTAAGATATTTTTTAGCTTCATCTTCTTTTCCTTGCCCTATCCCAGATTTTACTAGACATAAATTACCAAAATAAATATCAATCTTTTTAGGATCAAATTTTATACCAGACCGACCAATAGCAGCCATAATACGACCCCAATTTGGGTCACCTCCATAAATGGCAGTTTTTACTAAAAGAGAGTTAGCTAAAGTTGAAGCTATTTTTTCAGCTGCTTTTATAGATGGTGCTCCATGAATTTCAATAGTAATAAATTTAGATGCCCCTTCTCCATCCTTAACAATCATCTTAGCCAATTCAGATGCTACTTCAAAAAGACATTCTTCAAAAATGGGATGCACTTTTTCTAAAATATGATTTTTTGCATAACCATTAGCTAAAATTAAAGCAGTATCATTTGTACTAGTATCTCCATCTACTGAAATGCGATTAAATGTTTGAGATACAATTTTTTTAAAAATAACAGATAGTGGCTTATGGGCAATAGCTATATCTGTAAGAAAAAAGGCAAGCATTGTTGCCATATTGGGCATGATCATGCCTGCCCCTTTAGCAAAACCTAAAAGGGAAAAAACAGTATCGTTAATTTTTCCTTTTTTAAATACTATTTTTGGAAATGTATCAGTAGTCATAATTGCCTTAGCAGCCTCCTCCCATCCAACAGGTTTTAAGGAGGAAAGAAGTTTTTTAATACCATTGCGGATATCTCCCATAGGTAATGGTTCACCAATTATTCCAGTTGAGCAAATAAGTGTGTATTTTTCAGGAATTTTTAATCCTTTAGCCACAAGGGCAGTCATCTCTTTAGCATCTTTTTCTCCCTGTCTTCCTGTACAAGCATTGGCATTACCACTATTAATAATAATAGCCTGAGCCAGACCTGATTTTACCCTTTTTTTAGTCAATTTAACTGGTGCTGCCTTTACTTGATTGCAAGTAAATGTACCAGCAACTGTTGCTGGTTTTTCACTATAAATAAGCACCATATTGACAGCAGATTTAGTAGTACTTACTAAGAAACCAGGAATATTTATTTTTTTATTATACATTTCTTCCACAACAATGCTTGTATTTCTTTCCACTTCCACAGGGACAAGGCTCATTACGCCCAATTTTTCTAGTTTTACGTCTTACTGGTGTCCTCTTTGTCTCTTCACCATGACTTAAACGCATATCCTTTGGAGTTTCAGGACGTAAATCTGCAATTTCTTCTTCTCTTCTGATTTCTACTCTAAAAAGATGGGCAATAGTTTGTTCTTTAATTCTTTCAATCATTTCATGAAACATCATAAATCCTTCACGCTTATATTCTTGAAGAGGATCCTTTTGTCCATAACCTCTCAACCCAATACCTTCTCTTAAATAGTCCATAGAAATGAGGTGTTCTCGCCAAAGGGTATCTACTACTTGTAATACAATATATCTTTCTAAAAAACGCATATTTTCAGAACCAAAAAGCTTTTCTTTTTCAAAATAGGCATTTTTAGCCATTTCAGTAATATAAGAATATAATGCCTCTTGAGAAGAAGGATAGGGATTAAATTTTTCTAAAGATAAATTAAATGTTTGTTCTACTTGCTTTTTTAAACCTTCATAATCCCATTCTTCTGGATGGATGTTTTTAGGACAGTATGTTTCTATCAATCTTTCAGCAACATCTTCTATCATGCCTAAAATAGTTTCTTTAAGATTGCCTGCCATAGCTTCTCGCCGTTGACGATAAATGATTTCCCTTTGTTCATTAAGAACATCATCATATTCAAGAAGCTGCTTTCTGATTTCAAAGTTATGAGCTTCTACCCTTTTTTGAGCATTTTCAATAGCCTTTGAGACCCATTTATGCTCAATAGGCTCATCTTCATTCATACCAAAACGATCCATTAATGATGAAAGACGTTCTCCACCAAAAAGACGCAACAAGTCATCTTCTAAAGAAAGATAAAATCTGGAGGAACCGGGATCTCCTTGTCTTCCTGCCCTACCTCGAAGCTGATTATCTATCCGGCGACTTTCATGCCTTTCTGTACCAATAATGTGTAATCCACCTAGTTCTGCTACACCTTCTCCTAACACAATGTCTGTACCTCGACCAGCCATATTAGTAGCAATAGTTACTCTGCCTTTTTGACCTGCTAAAGCAACAATTTCAGCTTCTTTTGCATGATGCTTAGCATTTAAAACGGCATGAGGAATACCTTCTTTTTTCAGCATTTCACTTAATCTTTCTGATTTTTCAATAGAAACAGTACCTACCAAAACAGGTCTTCCTTGTTTATAAAGTTCTTTAATCTCTCTTACAACAGCCTTAAACTTTGCCCTTTCTGTCTTATAAATTACATCTGGATAATCAATGCGAATCATCTCTTTATGTGTAGGAATAACTACTACATCAAGATTATAAATCTCTTTAAATTCAGCAGCCTCAGTTTCAGCAGTACCTGTCATACCAGCTAATTTTTCATACATCCTAAAGTAATTTTGAAAGGTAATGGTAGCTAGTGTTTGATATTCACTTTGAACCTCAACCCCTTCTTTTGCCTCTAAGGCTTGATGCAAACCTTCGCTATAACGTCTTCCTGGCATAAGGCGTCCAGTAAATTCATCTACAATAATTACCTTTCCATCCTTAACAATATAATCTCTATCCTTTTTAAAAAGATGATGTGCTCTTAAACATTGATAAATAACATGAAGTACTTCTATATAACGAGGATCATAAAGATTTTCTATTTTTAAAAGTTTTTCCATTTTGGCTACCCCAGCCTCAGTTAGGGCAGCTGTTTTTGTTTTTTCATCTAGTGTAAAATCTATATCCTTTTTTAAATGAGGAATAAGACGATTTATTTGATAAAATAAGGCAGTACTGCGTTCAGCAGGGCCTGAAATAATAAGAGGAGTACGAGCCTCATCAATCAAAATACTGTCTACTTCATCTACAATTGCATAATAATGACCTCTTTGGACTACTTCAGAAATATCAAATTTCATATTATCTCTTAAGTAATCAAAACCAAATTCATTGTTTGTTCCATAAGTAATATCTGCATCATATGCCTTTTTTCGTTCTATATCATCCATATCATGCAAAATAACCCCAACTTCTAAACCCAAAAATCTATAAATACCACCCATCCATTCACTATCCCTTTTAGCCAGATAATCATTTACAGTAACAATATGTACTCCTTTACCAAGTAATGCATTTAAATAAGCAGGCATAGTAGCAGCTAGTGTTTTTCCTTCGCCTGTTTTCATCTCTGCAATCTTTCCTTCATGTAAAACAATGCCACCAATAACTTGAACATCAAAAGGACGCTGACCCAATACCCTTACTGCTGCTTCACGCACTACTGCAAATGCCTCTGGTAAGAGATCATCTAAAGTGGCACCTCTTTCTAATTTTTCTTTAAATTCTTTTGTTTTTTCCTTTAATTGAGCATCACTTAATTTTCTTATATTTGGTTCTAATTGATTAATTCTGTCTACAATAGCAGAAAGACGATTAAGCTCTCTTTCATTTTTTGTACCAACAATTTTAGTCAAAAGTTTAAAAAGCATAATACATTCCTCCAACTACTTCAAATTGAGCTAACTTAATATAGCGCTCTAACAAATTATATTCAAGTAAGATTATCCTTTAATAGAAAATCTATTTTTTCTTTTAGTTGTTGAAATGTGAAAGGCTTAGATAAAAAGGCATCTGCTCCAGCAGATAGAAAGATTTGAATTTCTCCATATCCACTTATACCTAAAATGGGTAAGAAAGGACTATCTTTTTTTATTTTTTGTATTAGCCATAGACCATCTTTGCCAGGTAGATTTCCGTCAGTTATAATAAGATTATACTGATTTTTATTAAAGAGCTTTAAAGCCATTTCAGCACTAAATGCAATATCCACAAAATAACCTAACATATAAAGAAATTGTGAAATAACCTCAGCTACATCTTTATCATCTTCTACTAACAATATCCTTAACATAAGGATTTATTACTACTTTTAGTTGAAAACGTCAAGAATTCAACAATTGGTTTATAGACTGCTTCTCAAAATAAGGTTATGAATAAACGAAATGAAACGAATTATTTCTAATATAGAAATAGGGGAAAAAATAAGATTTTTTCGGAAACAAAAGGGGCTTACACTGATGCAATTGGCAGAAAAGATAGGAGTATCTTTTCAACAGATACAAAAATATGAAAAAGGATATGATCGCATCTGTGTAGAAAGATTACAACAAATTGCTCAAGCTATAGGAATTCCTATTTCTTATTTTTTTACAAATTTTAATGAAGTTTATTATGTCCAAGAGAAAGCATCTAGTTATGATTTAATTCCAAAAGAATTACAGGAAATCCTACCATTAACAAAAGAAGAAATTATTGCCATTAAAAATTTGAGGAGTTTGAATAAAAAAATCAAAAAAAATTTTCTTGAAATCTTAGATTCTCTTTCAAAAAAAACAAAATAAATCTTCAGATTGAAAAAACAAAGCTTTAATGTTAGAAATAAACAAAATGAAGTGTCCATTTTGTGGAGCGTTGGAAAATAAAGTAGTAGATTCAAGATTAAGTCGAGATAATACAGCCATTAGAAGAAGAAGAGAATGTTTAAAATGTGGTCGTAGGTTTACTACATATGAATATATAGAAGAAACTCAATTAATGGTTATTAAAAAAGATGGAAGGCGTGAACCTTTTAGTCCTCAAAAGGTACTTGAAGGAATAAAAAAGGCTTGTCAAAAGCGCCCTATTAGTATTGAGCAGATGGAAGAATTTGTAAGAGAATTAGAGCAAAGTTATCAAGAGATGGGATTAAGAGAAGTACCTACTTCTGATATTGGTGAGAAAGTAATGGCAAAATTACATGAATGGGATAAGGTCGCTTATGTAAGATTTGCTTCTGTTTACCGAGATTTTAAAGATGTCCATGAATTTATGCGAGAATTAGAAGAAATTTTAGCCCATAAAAAAGAAAAGAATGGATAAATTTTTTTATATACGTCGCACTATAAAACTGGCAAAAAGGGCATTAGGACGTACTTCACCCAATCCATTGGTAGGTGCAGTTATTGTAAAAAATGGACGCATTATAGGTGAAGGTTATCATAAAAAAGCAGGTTTACCTCATGCAGAGATAGAAGCTATTAAAGCAGCAGGAAGAAAAGCAAAAGGGGCTGATTTATATGTTACTCTTGAGCCCTGCAATCATTATGGACGAACACCACCTTGCACAGAGGCTATTTTAAAGGCTGGTATAAAACGAGTATTTGTTGGAATGAGAGACCCAAATCCGCATGTAAAAGGTGGTGGAGTAGAATATTTAAGAAGTAAAGGAGTAGAAGTAGAAACAGGCATTTTAGAAGAAGAGTGTCGTCGCTTAAATGAAGTATTCATTAAATATGTTACTACTGGATTTCCTTTTGTTAGTTTAAAGTTAGCAGCTACACTGGATGGTAAAATTGCTTTAGCTAATAAAACTACATGGATTACTAATGAAAATTCAAGAATTTTTGTTCACCGTTTACGGGATATACATGATGCTATTTTAGTAGGAATTAACACTATTCTTAAAGACAATCCTTCATTAACTACAAGATTACCAAAAAGAAAAGGAAAAGACCCCATAAGGATTATTTTAGATACAAATTTACGTATCCCTTTAGAAGCAAAGGTACTTCATTTAGATTCTCCAGCAAAAACAGTTATTGTTACTTCTTTTAATGCACCTTCAGAAAAGATAAAAAAATTAAAAGCATTGGGAACAGAAGTTTGGCAAGTAGATTTAGAAAATGGAAAATTATCATTAAAAGAGGTTTTAAAACTTTTAGGAAATAAACAAATTACTTCTGTTTTGATAGAAGGTGGAGCAAAAGTAGCAGCCAGTTTTTTACAACAAAAATTAGTAGATAAAATTTATTTTTTTTATGCCCCAAAGATTTTTGGAGCAGAAAATCTATCCATGATTGCAGAATTAGGTATTGATTCTGCAGATAAAGCTATTTTATTAAAAGAAGTGTCTTTAAGAAGATTTGATAATGATATTTTAATAATTGGTTATCCTCAATACAGATGAAAAAAACTCCTTTATTCGAAATTCATCAAAGATTAAAAGCAAAAATGGAACCATTTGCTGGATGGTTAATGCCCATTCAATATGAAAGTATAATTTCTGAGCATCATTGGACAAGAAATTACTGTTCACTCTTTGATACTTGCCATATGGGAGAATTTATTATTTATGGTCATCTTAAGGAAAATAATTTAAATAAAGTTATAACTGCTGATTTGGAAAGTATGGAAATAGGAAAATGTTCTTATGGCTTTATGTTAAATGAAAAAGGCGGAATTATTGATGATCTCATTGTATATAAATTAGCTGAAGATAAATGGATGTTAGTAGTAAATGCTGAACCTTTGAATAAAGATGAAATACATTTAAAAAATTATATTAAAACAGAGATAGAAAATATTTCTTTTAAAACAGCTAAACTTGATTTACAAGGGCCTCTTTCAAGAGAAATTTTAAAAAATATAGTTGGTCAAGATATTGATAAGTTAAAGTATTATCATTTTGATTATTTTCCTATTTTAGGTGAAAATGTTTTAATTAGCCGTACAGGTTATACAGGAGAACTTGGTTATGAGTTGTATATAAATAGTGATAAAGCAGTAGACTTGTGGCATCTATTACTTTCAAACAAGAGAGTAAAACCTGCTGGTTTAGGAGCAAGGGATACATTAAGATTAGAAATGGGTTATCCACTTTATGGACAAGACATAACCGAAAAAACTACACCATTAGAAGCAGATTTAGAAAGATTTGTAAATTTTGAAAAGGAGTTTATTGGGAAAACAGCTCTTTTAAGACAAAAAGAAATAGGAATAAAGAAAAAACTTGTGTGTCTTATAGCAAGTTCACGTCGTGCGCCAAGGCACGGTTATAAAATATATTTAAATAATAAAGAAATTGGCTTTATTACCAGTGGTACATTCTCACCAAGTCTTGCTTGCGGAATAGGTATGGGTTATGTGGAAATAGATTATTGTGAATTAGGTATGAAAGTTTTTATTAAAGAAGATAAGATAGAAATAGAGGCTACTATTACCAAAAGACCATTTTATAAAGAAGGTTCATTAAGGAGATAAATGGAGGTAAAAATGCATATTCCTGAAGGATTATTTTATACTAAGGAACATGAATGGATAAAAATAGAAAATAATTTAGGAGAAATTGGCATTACTGATTATGCTCAAAATGCATTAGGTGATGTTACATTTGTAGAATTACCTAAAATAGGAGATAAAATTAAACAATTTGAACCTTTTGCTTCTATTGAATCAGTGAAGGCAGTTTCTGACGTATATGCTCCTATGTCAGGAAAAGTAATAAAAATAAATGAAAAACTTTCTACATCTCCTGAATTAATCAATAAATCTCCATATGAAGAAGGTTGGCTAATAGTAATAGAAATTGCTGATAAGAAGGAAAAAGAAAACCTTATGTCTGCTAAAGATTATAAAAAATATTTAGAGGAAATTGTATGAGTTACATACCTCATACTCAAGAAGAAGTTGAAGAGATGCTTAAAATCATTGGTGTTTCTTCTATAGAAGAATTGTTTGTTGATATTGGTGAAGAACTTAGACCTAAATCATTTAATCTGCCAGAAGGTAAGTCTGAATTTGAAGTAAAAGAAGATATTAAAAAAATTTCACAAAAAAATAATTATTCTCTTATTTATTTTTTAGGTGGTGGTGTATATGACCATTATATTCCAGCAATAGTAGATGCCCTTTCTTCTCGTAGTGAATTTTACACTGCTTATACTCCATATCAGCCAGAATGTTCGCAAGGTATATTACAAACAATGTATGAATATCAAACAGCCATTTGTATCTTAACTGACATGGATATAGCTAATGCTTCCCTTTATGATGGTGGCACTGCTTTATGTGAAGCAGTAATGATGGCTTTAAGGATTACAGAGAGGAAAAAAATTATTATAGATGGAGGAATAAATCCTATCTATCAAAAAATGCTCTTTACCTATACAGCAAATCTTCCTCTTGAAATTATTAAACTTCCTCCTAACATTGGACAAGCAGACAGAGATAAAATTTACAAACATTTAGATGAAAAAACAGCTGCTATCATTTTACAAAACCCAAATTTTTTTGGCACAATTGATGATCATACAGATATTATAGAAAAGGCACATAGTTTTGGAGCATTAGTGATAGAATCTGTTTATCCAATTTCTCTAGGACTTATAAAAACACCT
Proteins encoded:
- the frr gene encoding ribosome recycling factor; its protein translation is MLDEVYKDARTRMKKTLQVLEHDLGKIRTGRASVALVEEIKVDYYGTPTPLNQLASISVPESRLITIQPWDPSSLGAIEKAILKSDLGLTPTNDGKIIRISIPPLTEERRKELVKVVHKIGEEAKVAIRQIRRDANETLKKMKKNKEISEDEFHRGQEEVQKITDEFIKKVEEALKKKEDEILKF
- the argJ gene encoding bifunctional glutamate N-acetyltransferase/amino-acid acetyltransferase ArgJ; protein product: MYNKKINIPGFLVSTTKSAVNMVLIYSEKPATVAGTFTCNQVKAAPVKLTKKRVKSGLAQAIIINSGNANACTGRQGEKDAKEMTALVAKGLKIPEKYTLICSTGIIGEPLPMGDIRNGIKKLLSSLKPVGWEEAAKAIMTTDTFPKIVFKKGKINDTVFSLLGFAKGAGMIMPNMATMLAFFLTDIAIAHKPLSVIFKKIVSQTFNRISVDGDTSTNDTALILANGYAKNHILEKVHPIFEECLFEVASELAKMIVKDGEGASKFITIEIHGAPSIKAAEKIASTLANSLLVKTAIYGGDPNWGRIMAAIGRSGIKFDPKKIDIYFGNLCLVKSGIGQGKEDEAKKYLTQKEINIKIYFHRGNKTITWYACDLTPEYVKLNAYYRT
- the rpsB gene encoding 30S ribosomal protein S2; translation: MAYVTMKELLEAGVHFGHQTRRWNPKMKPYIFGARNGIYIIDLQKTVQLFKIAYDFIVEQVAQGKKVLFVGTKRQAKEAIEEEAKRCGMFYVSNRWLGGTLTNFQTIKKSIEKLKKLESMVEDGTIQNFTKKEALQIQRRIEKLRKNLEGIKDMEELPGVLYIVDPHKEKIAVHEARKLGIPIVAIVDTNCDPDEIDYVIPGNDDAIRAIRLITSRIADACIEGKERYEKEMATLAEEAAEEIPAESVASEEMASEQSLGE
- the pyrH gene encoding UMP kinase is translated as MKLKYQRVVLKISGEALLGEQSFGISPDVLKFLAKEIAEIVKIGVQSAIVIGGGNIFRGRQAKALGIDQATGDYMGMLATVINALALQVALEKEGMEVRVMTAIPMRAVAEPYIRRRAIRHLEKGRIVIFSAGTGNPYFTTDTAAALRAAEIKAEVILKATKVDGVYEKDPLQYADAKKYDELSYMEMLEKKLQVMDATAVSLCMENKLPIIIFNINIPGNIKKAIFGEPVGTKVC
- the tsf gene encoding translation elongation factor Ts, whose amino-acid sequence is MPVSMAQIKELRERTGAGIMDCKHALEASQGDMEKAIEWLRKKGMAKAQKRAGRTALEGLVHAYIHAGGKIGVLVEVNCETDFVARTEDFQKFVKEIAMQIAATNPLVVSKEDLSSEIIEREREIYRQQAIASGKPEKVIERIVEGKLEKFFEEACLLEQPYIRDDSLKVKDLLNELVAKTGEKIVIRRFVRFQLGEKLADETQVSKGSA
- a CDS encoding nicotinate phosphoribosyltransferase; this encodes MRPNNLALITDFYEFTMAACYYQKKMFAPATFSLFIREYPPNRGYFVSAGLEDVLEFLESFHFDQEDLDYLDSLSFFSKDFLHYLSTLRFTGDVFAIPEGRLFFKDEPILEITAPIIEAQLVETFVMNAINLQVTIATKAARCVHAAKGKKLVDFSLRRTQGIDAGLKVARVSYIAGFIGTSNVLAGKLYNIPVFGTMAHSFVTSFEREIDAFRAFAEMFPEDTVFLIDTYDTIIGAHKAAIVGKEMLNRGKKLKGVRLDSGDMASLSKEVKAIFKEAGLNDISIFASGGFDEYKIAKVIEEGAEIDAFGVGTKMGVSADAPYADIAYKLVNYDGRPVLKLSTGKRTLVGEKQVFRITDGNSLKKDIIALRDEELEGEPLLKPVMKKGKRLQSSPSLNEIRERFQLEFSMLDDTYKRLVNPETFPVELGPKLEALQKQVIFKVREKELGES
- the amrA gene encoding AmmeMemoRadiSam system protein A, giving the protein MSLNKEQKKFLLSLARDTIMATLQNRELPQVRVDESELTKYCGAFVTLHKNGQLRGCIGSLIGEKPLYLTVQEMAIEAAFRDPRFPPVSLEEMKNIEIEISVLSPLERITDVNQIKVGVHGIYLIKGFNRGVLLPQVATEHGWDRDTFLDHTCLKAGLPPGCWRSGAEIYIFSAEIFSEKELGIID